The Skermanella pratensis genome has a window encoding:
- the rpsO gene encoding 30S ribosomal protein S15, producing the protein MSITAERKQELIKEYTTGANDTGSPEVQVAILSERIRNLTEHLQTHKKDFHSRRGLLVMVGQRRSLLDYLKRKNVGRYEQLIQRLGLRR; encoded by the coding sequence ATGTCGATCACTGCCGAGCGCAAGCAGGAGCTGATCAAGGAATACACCACCGGTGCCAACGATACCGGTTCCCCCGAAGTGCAGGTCGCGATCCTGTCCGAGCGGATCCGGAACCTGACCGAGCACCTGCAGACCCACAAGAAGGACTTCCACAGCCGCCGCGGCCTGCTGGTCATGGTCGGCCAGCGCCGCAGCCTGCTGGACTACCTCAAGCGCAAGAATGTCGGCCGCTACGAGCAGCTCATTCAGCGTCTCGGCCTGCGCCGCTAA
- the pnp gene encoding polyribonucleotide nucleotidyltransferase, with amino-acid sequence MFKVYRKEIDWGGRKLVLETGKVARQADGAVMATYGETTVLCTVVAAKAAKPGVDFFPLTVNYQEKAFAAGKIPGGFFKREGRPSEKETLVSRLIDRPIRPLFADGFRNETQVICTVLSHDMENDPDIVAMVGTSAALTISGIPFLGPIGAARVSYRNGEYTLNPLVDDEEGDLDLVVAGTRDGVLMVESEANELSEDVMLGAVMFGHRGFQPVIDAIIELAEQCAKEPWDMPAAPYDAAAVKARVKETVGEDIKAAYSEIRKQDRQNKLGAAKLKALEALTSDEIPAEAIAGTFKDVESDVLRGTVIDTGRRIDGRSTTDIRQIVAEVGVLPRAHGSALFTRGETQALVVATLGTSQDEQIIDALEGEYRESFMLHYNFPPYSVGEAGRVGSPGRREIGHGKLAWRAVRPLLPTKEQFPYTMRIVSEITESNGSSSMATVCGASLALMDSGAPLPRPVAGIAMGLIKEDRGFAVLSDILGDEDHLGDMDFKVAGTEKGVTALQMDIKITSITEEIMRVALDQARGGRLHILGEMAKAIGGARDAVNQNAPRITVINIPKEKIRDVIGSGGKVIREIVEQTGAKIDIEDDGTVKVAAVDGKASQAAIDWIRGIVAEPELGVVYTGKVVKVVDFGAFVNFLGSRDGLVHISELKNERVGKVGDVVKQGDEVKVKVLGFDDRGKVKLSMKMVDQATGEDLSKRAE; translated from the coding sequence ATGTTCAAAGTCTACAGAAAAGAAATCGATTGGGGCGGACGCAAGCTGGTGCTGGAGACCGGCAAGGTCGCCCGCCAGGCCGATGGCGCCGTGATGGCGACGTACGGCGAGACGACCGTGCTCTGCACCGTCGTCGCGGCCAAGGCGGCCAAGCCCGGTGTCGATTTCTTTCCGCTGACCGTCAACTACCAGGAAAAGGCGTTCGCCGCCGGCAAGATCCCGGGCGGCTTCTTCAAGCGTGAAGGCCGTCCCTCCGAGAAGGAGACGCTGGTCAGCCGCCTGATCGACCGGCCGATCCGCCCGCTGTTCGCCGACGGCTTCCGCAACGAGACGCAGGTCATCTGCACCGTGCTGAGCCACGACATGGAGAACGATCCCGACATCGTGGCCATGGTCGGCACCTCCGCCGCCCTGACCATCTCGGGCATTCCCTTCCTGGGCCCGATCGGCGCCGCCCGCGTCAGCTACCGGAACGGCGAATACACGCTGAACCCGCTGGTCGACGACGAGGAAGGCGACCTGGACCTGGTGGTCGCGGGTACGCGCGACGGCGTGCTGATGGTCGAATCCGAGGCCAACGAACTGTCCGAGGACGTCATGCTCGGGGCCGTCATGTTCGGCCACCGCGGCTTCCAGCCGGTCATCGACGCCATCATCGAGCTGGCCGAGCAGTGCGCCAAGGAGCCCTGGGACATGCCCGCGGCCCCCTATGACGCCGCCGCCGTCAAGGCCCGCGTCAAGGAGACCGTCGGCGAGGACATCAAGGCGGCATATTCCGAGATCCGCAAGCAGGACCGCCAGAACAAGCTGGGCGCCGCCAAGCTGAAGGCGCTGGAGGCCCTGACCTCGGACGAGATCCCCGCCGAGGCGATCGCCGGCACCTTCAAGGACGTCGAGAGCGACGTGCTGCGCGGCACCGTCATCGACACCGGCCGCCGGATCGACGGCCGCTCGACCACCGACATCCGCCAGATCGTGGCCGAGGTCGGCGTGCTGCCCCGCGCCCACGGCTCCGCCCTGTTCACCCGCGGCGAGACCCAGGCCCTTGTGGTCGCGACGCTCGGCACCAGCCAGGACGAGCAGATCATCGACGCCCTGGAAGGCGAGTACCGCGAGAGCTTCATGCTCCACTACAACTTCCCGCCCTACTCGGTCGGCGAGGCGGGCCGCGTCGGCTCCCCCGGCCGGCGCGAGATCGGGCACGGCAAGCTGGCGTGGCGCGCGGTCCGTCCGCTGCTCCCGACCAAGGAGCAGTTCCCCTACACCATGCGCATCGTGTCGGAGATCACCGAGTCCAACGGCTCCTCGTCGATGGCGACCGTCTGCGGCGCCTCGCTGGCCCTGATGGACTCCGGCGCTCCCCTGCCCCGTCCGGTGGCCGGCATCGCCATGGGCCTGATCAAGGAGGACCGCGGCTTCGCCGTGCTGTCCGACATCCTGGGCGACGAGGACCACCTGGGCGACATGGACTTCAAGGTGGCGGGCACCGAGAAGGGCGTCACCGCGCTCCAGATGGACATCAAGATCACCTCGATCACCGAGGAGATCATGCGCGTCGCCCTCGACCAGGCGCGCGGCGGCCGTCTGCACATCCTGGGCGAGATGGCCAAGGCGATCGGCGGCGCCCGCGATGCGGTCAACCAGAACGCCCCGCGCATCACCGTGATCAACATTCCCAAGGAGAAGATTCGCGACGTGATCGGCTCCGGCGGCAAGGTGATCCGCGAGATCGTGGAGCAGACCGGCGCCAAGATCGACATCGAGGACGACGGCACGGTCAAGGTCGCGGCGGTGGACGGCAAGGCCAGCCAAGCCGCCATCGACTGGATCCGCGGCATCGTGGCCGAGCCGGAGCTGGGCGTGGTCTACACCGGCAAGGTCGTGAAGGTGGTCGATTTCGGCGCCTTCGTGAACTTCCTGGGCTCGCGCGACGGCCTGGTCCACATCTCCGAGCTGAAGAACGAGCGCGTCGGCAAGGTCGGCGACGTGGTCAAGCAGGGCGACGAGGTGAAGGTCAAGGTCCTGGGCTTCGACGACCGCGGCAAGGTCAAGCTGTCCATGAAGATGGTCGACCAGGCCACCGGCGAAGACCTGAGCAAGAGGGCCGAGTAA
- a CDS encoding class I SAM-dependent methyltransferase, with protein MSRLDSFIRRVSAQRDCLNAAADLVRNIPGPVLEFGLGNGRTYDHLRSLLPDRTIFVFERQVAAHPDCIPPAECLLLGDLFETLESAGAVIEAPAALAHVDIGSGDPGANAELAAFLAPRLHKLMARGGVVVSDQDLGMPQWEPLRLPETVRPGRYFMMRV; from the coding sequence ATGAGCCGGTTGGACAGTTTCATCAGACGGGTCAGCGCCCAGCGCGACTGCCTCAACGCCGCCGCGGACCTGGTCCGCAACATCCCCGGCCCGGTGCTGGAGTTCGGCCTGGGCAACGGCCGCACCTATGACCATCTGCGCTCGCTGCTGCCGGATCGCACGATCTTCGTGTTCGAGCGGCAGGTCGCCGCCCATCCCGACTGCATCCCGCCGGCCGAGTGCCTGCTGCTGGGCGACCTGTTCGAGACGCTGGAGTCGGCAGGCGCCGTGATCGAAGCGCCCGCGGCCCTGGCCCATGTGGATATCGGCTCCGGCGATCCCGGAGCCAACGCCGAACTGGCGGCTTTCCTGGCGCCGCGCCTGCACAAGCTGATGGCACGCGGCGGCGTCGTGGTCAGCGACCAGGACCTGGGCATGCCCCAATGGGAGCCGCTGCGCCTGCCGGAGACGGTCCGGCCGGGGCGCTACTTCATGATGAGGGTGTAG
- a CDS encoding cyclic nucleotide-binding domain-containing protein: protein MSLAEEVELLRRIPMFANVEISKLKLLAFTSERVAFHAGDMLFTQNEMGNSAFIIVDGEADVTVDTPNGPLTVAKVGRNDFIGEIAILCDVPRTASVVAVTDMTTLCISKDLFFRMVTEFPQMAVEIMRVLAQRLENTTRQLREAVAHGASHQT from the coding sequence GTGAGCCTTGCCGAAGAAGTCGAACTGCTGCGCAGGATCCCCATGTTCGCCAACGTGGAGATCAGCAAGCTGAAGCTGCTGGCCTTCACCAGCGAGCGCGTCGCCTTCCACGCGGGCGACATGCTTTTCACCCAGAACGAAATGGGCAACAGCGCGTTCATCATCGTGGACGGCGAGGCGGACGTAACGGTCGATACGCCGAACGGGCCGTTGACGGTCGCCAAGGTCGGCCGCAACGATTTCATCGGCGAGATCGCGATCCTGTGCGACGTGCCGCGTACCGCCAGCGTGGTCGCCGTCACCGACATGACCACGCTGTGCATTTCGAAGGACCTGTTCTTCCGCATGGTCACCGAGTTTCCGCAGATGGCGGTGGAGATCATGAGGGTGCTGGCGCAGCGCCTGGAGAATACGACCCGGCAACTGCGCGAAGCCGTCGCACACGGTGCCTCGCACCAGACATGA